In Beggiatoa leptomitoformis, the genomic window CCTTCGCATCAAGAAGGTTTAGGAATTGCTGCTTTAGAAGCAATGGCTTGTGGTTGTCCCATTATTTCGACAACATGTGGTGGGCCTGAGGAATTTGTAAAAACGGGAAAAAATGGATTTTTAGTAGATTTTGACCCACAAAACATGGCGCGGGCTATTCGTATTCTTTTGGAGAATCAGTTACTTTATGATTCAATGCGCTACTATGCATTAAAAACAATACAAGATAATTATAGTGAAGTATCAGTAAAACAGATATTTTGGGACGCATTTACCCAAACATTTACTGAACAACAATAATATAGCATAGGATAATTGCATGAAAACGATGTTAATTACAGGTGGTGCAGGGTTTATTGGGGTTAATGCAGCATTTATATTTGCACAAAAAGGCTGGAAAGTTACCATTTTAGATAATCTTTCTCGTAAAGGCACGCCGAATAATTTAGCTTGGCTTAAACAACAAGTTGCAATTGATTTTAAACAAGTTGATGTTCGTGATTATCCTGCGTTAGTCAGTGTTTTTCAGCAACAATCTTATGATGTGGTGTTACATCTGGCGGCACAAGTTGCAGTCACTACTTCGGTTACAAATCCGCGTGAAGACTTTGAAATTAACGCATTAGGAACTTTTAATGTATTAGAGGCGGTTCGCCAACACGCACCGAATGCGTTCGTACTCTATGCTTCTACCAATAAAGTTTTTGGCAAAATGGAGCATTTAGGCACAGTTGAGCGTAATGGACGTTATGAATATGCTAACCTGCCGCATGGGGTTGATGAAACACAGTTATTAGATTTTCATTCTCCTTATGGCTGTTCTAAAGGTGCGGCCGACCAGTATATGATTGACTATTCTCGCATTTATGGGATAAAAACGACGGTGTTTCGTCAATCTTGTATTTATGGGCAACGTCAGTTTGGGGTAGAAGACCAAGGTTGGGTGGCATGGTTTATCATCGCCTCTGTGTTAAATAAACCCATTACGATTTATGGTGATGGTAAACAGATACGGGACGTTTTGCATGTCGATGATTTAGTCAGCGCGTATGAAAGCGCGATTAATGCGCCTGATAAAGCCTGTGGGCAAGCCTTTAATGTCGGTGGTGGTGTAAATAATACGATGTCATTGTTGGAATTAATTGCATTGCTTGAACAAGGGTTAGGCAAAAAAATTCCGTTGACTTTTGATGCGTGGCGACCGGGCGACCAGCCTGTTTTTGTCTGTAATTTAAATAAAATTCAAACCACATTAGGCTGGACACCGCAAATCAGCACCACACAAGGGGTGAATAAGCTCATCCAGTGGGTGCGGGATAATGTGAATTTATTTGAATAGAACGCCAGTTTCTATGCCATGAAATGATGCTAGTCGTTATGCATTGATAAATTTTGTCAATATATAATTAATTGGAGTATTTTCAAAGAAAATACGACTTTTACAGGAAAGTTACCACTAATAGATTGATTTCACGGTGCGTAAATTGGTATAGAGATAAATTCGTCGGATAATCGATAATATAGTTTATGGGAAGTTAAGCATGACTGATAATGTGGATTACTATCATTTTTATAGTACAGATAACCAAGAACGTATGCATCTTTACTCAACAAATAAAGATGTAACACAACATTGTTTATACCCTGTTCTTACAGAATTTATTGAAAAATTCAATTTAAGAACAGCTAAGATTTTGGAGGTTGGATCAGGTGTAGGATTATTTCAACATGTTGTAAAAGATTATCATGGCGTTGATGTGGCAGAATCTCTAAGCCAGTTTTATGAAAATCGAATGAGTTATAGCGTTATTAAAGATAATTGCTCTTACCCTTTTCCAGATCATACCTTTGATGCAATATTCACATTTAATGTATTAGAGCATATTCCCTCTCTAACGTTTGCATTAGAAGAGTTATTACGTGTTACTAAGCCTAATGGATACT contains:
- a CDS encoding class I SAM-dependent methyltransferase is translated as MTDNVDYYHFYSTDNQERMHLYSTNKDVTQHCLYPVLTEFIEKFNLRTAKILEVGSGVGLFQHVVKDYHGVDVAESLSQFYENRMSYSVIKDNCSYPFPDHTFDAIFTFNVLEHIPSLTFALEELLRVTKPNGYLLIQAAWQVRPWASEGLDVRPYSDLTLRQKLSKATIKIRESVLWRSLFIFPKRLLRTIRFLMQRKNSTMWQLDYKKLSPNYDVFWQADSDACNHIDIHALIIWFMSKNCSVITYPSLKSAFFARTGYFIVKKNG
- a CDS encoding GDP-mannose 4,6-dehydratase; protein product: MKTMLITGGAGFIGVNAAFIFAQKGWKVTILDNLSRKGTPNNLAWLKQQVAIDFKQVDVRDYPALVSVFQQQSYDVVLHLAAQVAVTTSVTNPREDFEINALGTFNVLEAVRQHAPNAFVLYASTNKVFGKMEHLGTVERNGRYEYANLPHGVDETQLLDFHSPYGCSKGAADQYMIDYSRIYGIKTTVFRQSCIYGQRQFGVEDQGWVAWFIIASVLNKPITIYGDGKQIRDVLHVDDLVSAYESAINAPDKACGQAFNVGGGVNNTMSLLELIALLEQGLGKKIPLTFDAWRPGDQPVFVCNLNKIQTTLGWTPQISTTQGVNKLIQWVRDNVNLFE